From Paralcaligenes sp. KSB-10:
GCTGATGCGTCCGGCCAGATAAGCCGTCGGATCGCCGAACATCCGCGCTACATAACCGTGAGCGGCTTCATGCAGGGTAATTCCGAAAAGCACAGGTAAAGCATAGACCGTAATGGTCTGAATCAAAGAATTCATAAAATCCCGAGGGCGCTGGCGCAAGCAAGAGCTTGGGCCATTTAAATGAAAGAAAGTTCAGTGTGCTGTTTGCTCGGCCCATGTATTCAAATTAGCAAAACAGCACACTAATCCAGCCCCAAAGCTGCCAGATCCCCCTGCCCCTTCCGAATAATTTCGGGGCTGGGCCCCGTGAGATCGATTACCGTCGTGGGCATGAACGGACATGAGCCGCTATCGATAATGGCCGCCAGTTGATTGCCATAACGCTCGCGTATCTGCTGGGCGTCGTTCAACGGCTCGTGTTCGTCTTGCGGGATCAGCGTTGTGGACATCAGCGGCGAGCCGGCATATTCGATCAGGTCGCGTGCCACTTTATGATCGGGAACACGTATTCCTATGGTTTTGCGCGACGGGTGCGACACTCGGCGGGGAACCTCGCGCGTTGCCTCGAGGATGAATGTCCAGGGCCCTGGGGTAGCCATTTTCAGCAAACGATACTGGCGGTTGTCGACACGCGCAAAATGGCCGATTTCGGCCAGGTCGCGGCACAACAGGGTAAGGTGATGGCGCTCGTCGAGGCCTCGCAGGCGCCGCAGAGCATCGGCCGCCGATTTATCGTCGAGGCGAGCCACGACAGCATAGCTGGAATCGGTGGGCACCGCGACCAGGCCTCCGTCGGCCAGCAATTGCCCAGCCTGCTTCAACAAGCGCGACTGGGGGTTTTCGGGGTGGACAACAAAAAATTGAGTCATGAAACGTATCCTAACATTCTTGATGCCCGAGTTCAGGCTTTCCAACGCCCTATGGCCATAAAATCAGCAGCAAATCCACAGCGCACTAAAATACACAGCCGCCACAACCCAAGGAATCCGTCATGCGTCTAGATAACTCCAGAGAAAGCGAAAACGTTGAAGACCGGCGCGGCATGCTGCCGGCAGGTCGCGGCAAAATCGGCATAGGCGCCATCGTCCTGGCCCTCGTCGCCATCTACTTCGGCGTCGATCCCAGCGTCGTACTGCAAAATCTGGAAGGCTCATCCGTCAGCCAACCCAGCCAGAACGCGGGGCCTGCGGCCAGCGATACCGAAACACGCTTCGTCGCGAAGGTGCTGGCCGATACCGAAGACACCTGGGGCAAAATGTTCCAGCAAAAAGGCTGGGGTACCTATAAGCAGCCCAAACTGGTTCTTTACACGGGAGCCACGCAGACGGCCTGCGGCGTGGGCCAGGCGGCCATGGGCCCTTTCTACTGCCCGGGCGACAGCCAGGTTTATCTGGACATGAGCTTCTTCCGGCAAATGGCGCAACAGCTTCATTCACCCGGCGACTTTGCCCAAGCCTACGTGATTGCCCATGAAATAGGCCATCATGTACAGCATTTGCTGGGCATTACCGACAAAATCGATCAGTTGCGTAGCCGTGCCAACTCCACCCAGGCCAATCAATTATCGGTACGAGTCGAACTGCAGGCCGACTGCTTTGCCGGTGTATGGGCGTTTCACTCGAATGCGGACCGCCAGACACTCGAAGCCGGAGACATAGAAGAAGCCCTGAACGCCGCCACCGCCATTGGCGACGACCGCCTGCAAAAACAGGCGCAGGGCTATGTGGTGCCCGACTCCTTTACCCACGGCACCTCGGCACAGCGAGTGCAGTGGTTCACACGCGGCTTCAAAAGCGGCGATACGGGCCAGTGCAACACCTTCACCGGAAATTCGCTGTCTTAGTCGACCGGCCTGACCGCCACACGCCGCCTGATGCGTTTACTTGTGCGGCATAGTCATGGGCTGCCCACTAGTGGGCATCTGGTTGGCCGGCATGGATTCCGTCGGCATTTGGGTCGATGACGGCATCTGATGCTGCATGGACGAACCCGACGCCTCGGAGCCGGCCGGGATCTTGGTTTCCGTCATTTTGATGGTAGGAGGAATATCTATCTTTTGCGCAGCTATCCAGGCTTCGTGCGACATTTTATGCTGGGCCGGGGCCGCAACAGCGTAAGGACTTGCCAACATGGCTGCAACAAAAAGAGTTGTGTAAAGTTTTTTCATGATAACTAACACCTTTTTTGAAGGATTGCCGAATATCTATCGTAGAGGATAGACAGTCATTTGTAACCACTCGATCGTATCGATCAGTTACAAAATCGAATATCGGGCTTGAACAATTTAAGGGTTTTCCCTTGTTTCCATAGAGTTAGCCAGAAATTAATGTTACCGGCAGTTTCCAATTATCAAACCAAAACCGGGCCAACTGTATCTACACAAAGTACCGACCGGCCCTGGCAAGAAACGAATTGCGCGCCCGGCCAGTCCTCGATATTCAAGCATTGCGCACCGAACCTGTATGGCAGGCGCAATGTCCGATACATTATTCGAACAATCGAATTGAAAATTAGTTCCGGAAAAGCGAAGAAAGGCATGCGCATCGACCCAACGGAACGGCCGCTTCGATCCGCATGCGCACCGGGCACGGCCTGGAACAACTTTCCAAGTTCATGCTAGAATCACGTTCTCTTTCAGAGCCATGCGTTCGATTGAGCAGTGGTGACCGTAGCTCAGTTGGTAGAGTCCTGGATTGTGATTCCAGTTGTCGTGGGTTCGAGCCCCATCGGTCACCCCAAAAAACACTTGCAAGTCCGCGCGCGTTGCGTTTTCGGCTTTCGCGATATACCACGGCCCGGCAACCTAAACAAAATCGACGCCTCAGTATCGGCCCGCCTTTCAGCGGGCTTTTTTGCATTCCTGGAACGCCACGGCATCAATCTATATTCCGGAACACATCTGTTCTATATACTACTAAGGCCCGGAATCTTGCCGCCTGGGTGCGAGTACCCGGCGATAACTCGCCACACCATTGCGGTCATTCACGACATTGCCCTGGCCTCGACAGATATGTACTCATTGCATGATTTAATCCTCGCATATTGGCCTCATCTTGTTTTTTTAATCAGCTTTGTTTCAGGCGCAGCGGCGGCCACCCATGCCGCCATGACCAAGAACGACGTACGTGCGGCCATAGGATGGGTAGGCGTCATCCTGATGTCGCCCATATTCGGACCGCTGTTTTACCTGGTGGCGGGAATCAACCGGGTGCGCCGCGACCGGATTTCGCAGCAACGCGACGAGGCGTTGAAAGATTACTCGAATAAGCAGGCAGTGCCGGTCGCCGATGTCGGCGCCGACTCGGCTCCCCAGTTCATTTCCCTTCGCACCTTGGGCGACCGCATCAGCGGCTTTCCCCTGCGCGGCAACAACCACATCAAGATTCTGGTGGGCGGCGACCAGGCCTACCCGGCCATGATCGCCGCCATTCACGGCGCGAAGAAAACCATCGCCCTGCAAACCTATATTTTCGACAACGACGAGGTCGGCCGCGAGTTTGTCCAGGCC
This genomic window contains:
- a CDS encoding neutral zinc metallopeptidase, yielding MRLDNSRESENVEDRRGMLPAGRGKIGIGAIVLALVAIYFGVDPSVVLQNLEGSSVSQPSQNAGPAASDTETRFVAKVLADTEDTWGKMFQQKGWGTYKQPKLVLYTGATQTACGVGQAAMGPFYCPGDSQVYLDMSFFRQMAQQLHSPGDFAQAYVIAHEIGHHVQHLLGITDKIDQLRSRANSTQANQLSVRVELQADCFAGVWAFHSNADRQTLEAGDIEEALNAATAIGDDRLQKQAQGYVVPDSFTHGTSAQRVQWFTRGFKSGDTGQCNTFTGNSLS
- a CDS encoding L-threonylcarbamoyladenylate synthase, with the translated sequence MTQFFVVHPENPQSRLLKQAGQLLADGGLVAVPTDSSYAVVARLDDKSAADALRRLRGLDERHHLTLLCRDLAEIGHFARVDNRQYRLLKMATPGPWTFILEATREVPRRVSHPSRKTIGIRVPDHKVARDLIEYAGSPLMSTTLIPQDEHEPLNDAQQIRERYGNQLAAIIDSGSCPFMPTTVIDLTGPSPEIIRKGQGDLAALGLD